Proteins from a single region of Sinorhizobium alkalisoli:
- a CDS encoding amino acid ABC transporter permease, with the protein MPYRFDFGAVLDRAPELLWGSLGTLGLALAGMLLALVIGILGVVARTSKSEITRTPVIVFVEVVRNTPFLVQIFFIYFALPLMGIRFNPTVTAIIALGINGGAYAIEIIRGGVESVSRGQIEAGFALGLHKADVFRLIVLKPALRAIYPSLTSQFIMLTLTTSVCTSIAAYELTSAAQRIESDTFRSFEVYFTVTAIYLVISTLMMGLFALISRRYFNYPTR; encoded by the coding sequence ATGCCTTATAGGTTCGATTTCGGTGCGGTCCTCGACCGCGCCCCGGAATTGCTGTGGGGTTCGCTTGGAACGCTTGGCCTTGCGTTGGCTGGGATGCTCCTGGCGCTCGTTATCGGAATCCTGGGCGTTGTGGCAAGGACGTCCAAGAGCGAGATCACACGCACTCCCGTGATCGTGTTCGTCGAGGTCGTGCGTAATACGCCATTCCTCGTGCAGATATTCTTCATATATTTTGCCCTTCCTCTCATGGGCATACGCTTCAATCCGACCGTTACGGCGATCATTGCCCTCGGCATCAACGGTGGCGCGTACGCAATCGAGATCATTCGAGGCGGGGTCGAGAGCGTGTCGCGTGGCCAGATCGAGGCTGGCTTCGCCCTCGGACTGCACAAGGCGGACGTCTTCCGGCTCATCGTGCTCAAGCCGGCGCTGCGGGCGATTTATCCCTCGCTCACAAGCCAGTTCATCATGCTGACACTGACAACGTCCGTCTGCACGTCAATCGCCGCTTACGAACTGACCTCGGCCGCTCAGCGCATTGAGTCTGACACCTTCCGCAGCTTCGAAGTCTATTTCACGGTGACCGCTATCTATCTGGTTATCTCGACCCTGATGATGGGGCTCTTCGCCCTTATTTCCCG